The Pseudochaenichthys georgianus chromosome 8, fPseGeo1.2, whole genome shotgun sequence genome has a segment encoding these proteins:
- the tmem100a gene encoding transmembrane protein 100, with product MPEEANEDAMRTPVTPEKANNTESPAATQVNIPLVNEVQLTAATGGAELSCYRCTIPFGVVVLIAGIVVTAVAYSFNSHGSTISYFGLVLLSAGLVLLASSVVCWKMRLERRKKERRRESQTALVTNQRSIFT from the coding sequence ATGCCAGAAGAAGCTAATGAGGACGCCATGAGAACGCCAGTGACCCCAGAGAAGGCCAACAACACCGAGAGTCCCGCAGCCACCCAGGTGAACATCCCCCTAGTCAATGAAGTACAGCTGACCGCAGCCACGGGGGGGGCCGAGCTCTCCTGCTACCGCTGCACCATCCCCTTTGGCGTGGTGGTCCTCATCGCTGGCATCGTGGTCACCGCTGTGGCTTACAGCTTCAACTCGCATGGATCCACCATCTCCTACTTTGGCCTGGTGCTCCTCTCGGCCGGGTTGGTGCTCTTGGCGTCCAGCGTGGTCTGCTGGAAGATGAGActggagaggaggaagaaggagaggcggcgggagagccagaccgcccTGGTCACCAACCAGAGGAGTATTTTTACTTGA
- the pctp gene encoding phosphatidylcholine transfer protein, protein MSLQFKDEEFQSAWKELDEPQLEGGWELFTETMGVKIYRLHDKETGLYEYKVFGVLNNCNAELCAEVYMDLTYRKNWDTYVKELFEKDFGGQNAIYWEVKYPFPMSNRDYVYMRERRDLDVDGRKIWVILARSAPEMPCAEKSGVLRVKDYKQSVALESDGGCGTKVFMNYFDNPGGMIPTWLVNWAAKTGVPGFLTDMQKACSNYSKFCTKK, encoded by the exons ATGTCGCTGCAGTTTAAAGATGAAGAGTTTCAGAGCGCGTGGAAGGAGTTGGATGAGCCGCAGCTGGAGGGAGGATGGGAACTCTTCACTGAGACCATGGGAGTCAAAATCTACCGGCTCCACGATAAG GAAACTGGACTTTATGAGTACAAAGTATTTGGTGTGCTCAACAACTGCAATGCAGAGCTGTGTGCAGAGGTCTACATGGACTTGACGTATCGGAAAAATTGGGATACATATGTGAAAG AGCTCTTTGAGAAGGACTTCGGTGGACAAAATGCAATCTACTGGGAAGTAAAATACCCATTTCCTATGTCAAACAGAGAT TATGTGTACATGAGGGAGCGCAGAGACCTGGATGTGGATGGCAGGAAGATCTGGGTGATCCTGGCCAGAAGTGCTCCAGAGATGCCATGTGCCGAAAAGAGCGGTGTGCTGCGGGTCAAAGACTACAAGCAGAGCGTGGCCTTGGAGAGCGACGGAGGCTGTGGAACCAAAG tttTCATGAATTACTTTGACAACCCTGGTGGCATGATTCCCACCTGGCTGGTGAACTGGGCAGCGAAG ACTGGGGTTCCAGGTTTCTTAACAGACATGCAGAAGGCCTGTAGCAACTACAGCAAATTCTGCAcgaagaaatga